Proteins from one Phocoena sinus isolate mPhoSin1 chromosome 8, mPhoSin1.pri, whole genome shotgun sequence genomic window:
- the ARFIP2 gene encoding arfaptin-2, translating to MTDGILGKAATMEIPIHGNGEAGQLPEDDGLEQDLQQVMVSGPNLNETSIVSGGYGGSGDGLIPTGSGRHPSHNTTPAGPGDEVARGIAGEKFDIVKKWGINTYKCTKQLLSERFGRGSRTVDLELELQIELLRETKRKYESVLQLGRALTAHLYSLLQTQHALGDAFADLSQKSPELQEEFGYNAETQKLLCKNGETLLGAVNFFVSSINTLVTKTMEDTLMTVKQYEAARLEYDAYRTDLEELSLGPRDAGMRGRLESAQATFQAHRDKYEKLRGDVAIKLKFLEENKIKVMHKQLLLFHNAVSAYFAGNQKQLEQTLQQFNIKLRPPGAEKPSWLEEQ from the exons ATGACGGACGGGATCCTAGGGAAGGCAGCCACAATGGAGATCCCCATCCACGGGAATGGTGAAGCTGGTCAGCTTCCTGAGGATGATGGGCTGGAGCAG GACCTCCAGCAGGTGATGGTGTCAGGACCCAACCTCAATGAAACCAGCATTGTGTCTGGTGGCTATGGGGGCTCTGGTGATGGACTCATCCCCACAG GGTCTGGCCGCCATCCATCTCACAATACCACTCCTGCTGGCCCCGGAGATGAGGTGGCTCGGGGCATCGCTGGAGAGAAGTTTGACATCGTCAAGAAATGGGGCATCAACACATATAAG TGTACAAAGCAGCTGTTATCAGAGCGATTTGGCCGAGGCTCCCGGACTGTGGACCTGGAGCTAGAGCTGCAGATTGAGCTGCTGCGTGAGACGAAGCGCAAGTACGAGAGTGTCCTGCAGCTGGGCCGGGCACTGACAGCGCACCTCTACAGCCTGCTGCAGACCCAGCATGCACTAGGGGACGCCTTTGCTGACCTCAGCCAGAAGTCCCCAGAGCTTCAG GAGGAATTTGGCTACAATGCAGAGACGCAGAAGCTGCTGTGTAAGAACGGAGAGACGCTGCTAGGGGCTGTGAACTTCTTCGTCTCTAGCATCAACACGTTGGTAACCAAGACCATGGAAGACACGCTCATGACTGTCAAACAGTATGAGGCTGCCAG gctggaaTACGATGCCTACCGGACAGACTTAGAGGAGCTGAGCCTAGGCCCCCGTGATGCAGGGATGCGTGGTCGACTTGAGAGTGCCCAGGCCACTTTCCAGGCCCATCGGGACAAATATGAGAAGCTGCGGGGAGATGTGGCCATCAAGCTCAAGTTCCTGGAAGAAAACAAG ATCAAGGTGATGCACAAGCAGCTGCTGCTCTTCCACAACGCCGTGTCAGCCTACTTTGCTGGGAACCAGAAACAACTGGAGCAGACCCTGCAGCAGTTCAACATCAAGCTGCGGCCTCCAGGAGCTGAGAAGCCCTCCTGGCTAGAGGAGCAGTGA
- the TIMM10B gene encoding mitochondrial import inner membrane translocase subunit Tim10 B produces MEQQQQQQQQLRNLRDFLLVYNRMTELCFQRCVPSLHHRALDAEEEACLHSCAGKLIHSNHRLMAAYVQLMPALVQRRIADYEAASSVPVVAAEQPETSPSGS; encoded by the exons AtggagcagcagcagcaacagcagcagcagctcagAAAC CTGCGGGACTTCCTGTTGGTCTACAATCGGATGACGGAACTCTGCTTCCAGCGCTGCGTGCCCAGCCTGCACCACCGAGCTCTGGATGCTGAGGAG GAGGCCTGTCTGCACAGCTGTGCTGGGAAGCTGATCCATTCCAATCACCGCCTCATGGCCGCTTACGTGCAGCTCATGCCTGCCCTGGTACAGCGCCGCATCGCAGACTACGAGGCTGCCTCATCTGTGCCAGTTGTTGCTGCCGAACAGCCCGAAACCTCGCCATCAGGGAGCTAG